The Pseudosulfitobacter pseudonitzschiae genome includes a region encoding these proteins:
- the hslV gene encoding ATP-dependent protease subunit HslV — MEKSDFPGWHGTTIIGVKKGGKVVIAGDGQVSLGQTVIKGTARKVRRLSPGGFDVVAGFAGSTADAFALLERLEAKLEATPGQLARASVELAKDWRTDKYLQKLEAMLIVSDGAEIFVITGAGDVLEPEHNVAAIGSGGNFALAAARGMMDSDRDAEAVARDAMAIASDICVYTNGNLTVETISPSGDSKPSYDRT, encoded by the coding sequence ATGGAAAAATCCGACTTTCCCGGATGGCACGGGACCACGATTATCGGCGTCAAAAAGGGCGGCAAAGTGGTGATCGCAGGCGACGGACAAGTGTCGTTGGGCCAGACGGTCATCAAAGGCACAGCACGCAAGGTGCGTCGCCTATCACCCGGCGGCTTTGATGTGGTCGCAGGCTTTGCGGGTTCAACGGCAGATGCCTTTGCCCTGCTCGAACGGCTTGAGGCCAAGCTGGAAGCGACACCGGGCCAGTTGGCACGTGCCAGCGTTGAACTGGCCAAGGACTGGCGCACCGACAAATACCTGCAAAAGCTCGAGGCGATGCTGATCGTGTCAGACGGCGCCGAAATTTTCGTGATCACCGGCGCGGGCGATGTACTGGAGCCGGAACATAACGTGGCGGCCATCGGGTCGGGCGGCAATTTTGCGCTGGCAGCGGCCCGCGGCATGATGGACAGCGACCGCGACGCCGAAGCCGTGGCGCGGGATGCGATGGCGATTGCGTCCGACATTTGCGTTTATACCAACGGTAATCTGACGGTCGAAACCATCAGTCCAAGCGGCGACTCAAAGCCATCTTATGACCGAACTTGA